Genomic DNA from Candidozyma auris chromosome 1, complete sequence:
TAGTCACACACTGTTTGACAGTGGAGGACATGTTCCTGTTGTTGGCGAGTATCTTCAGCACGCTCAACGTCATAGTCATTCGAATCTTCATTTAAACCAACACTCACATTCACAATTACAATCACACGCTCCTCAATCTCAGCTCCGAAACCTTGGTTCTGAGCAGGTGTCGTACCCTCCTAGAGCTGTTAATCAACTGGATGTGCCCAACGCCATGCGTCACACTGGGTATAACTCTACTATGCAATATGGTAATCAAGATCATTACCAGCTGTTCAAAGCAGACGCATCACCTAAGCCGCGAAGTCTTTTCGTCAGTCGTCCCATTTTGGAACGATCACAATCTGCGCAGAGTGCTGTGCCTCCAGTTATCAAGTCAGAggtcaaaaagaagaagaagtcttcAAGAGTTGTGATCTGTCCAATATGTGAAAAGCATATCAGTAGAGATTTCACTAGACATGCACGTATCCACAATGAAGTCGGTCGTTTCCAGTGCGTGTTCCCCAGAAATACCTGCTCACACAAATCAGGAAAGTTCAACAGACCTTACGACTACAAGAAACATTTGCTCAATGTGCACTTCACTTTCGATGATCCAAAGATTCGTTTAGCCCcgaacttgaaggagaaattgCTTGTCTATGGTCTGTGCAACTCCTGCGGTCAAAGGTTTCTTGGAAATGATTGGCTTGAGGAGCATGTGCTCAATACAGACAAAGGCAAGCGATGCCAGAAGCTACAAACAGACATCgaagttgatcaaaaagctttaCATGCCACGGataatcttgaagaagataatTTTGCGCTTTTCATAAAGGAGGAGAACCTGGACTGATGAACTCGAAGAGGCCTCACGATTACACGATCACTCTTTCAAttcttattttttattCAATCACATCGCTTCCCCTCGGTTTATATAGGATTGCCGATTATTAATTGGCATGTTTCTACGAGGACAAGTATAAGCCTGTTGCCTAATTGGAGGGGACGCTGTCCAAGTAAAGTGATATTAATCCCTTTAATATATGCTTTCGGTTATTAGAGAAGTTGACTCCATGAACGGAGAAAGTATGTTACTTAATGAACTAAAAGGATCGATGAACCATTTAACCTAGCTTTCCGGGTTAAGATCTTTGTAAAGGCTCTCCCAAAAGTCCCTTCCTTGAATGAACCAATCAGGAAGTTTATGCTCGGGTGGCAAGTGTATTTTGATGGGTTCAACGAAGGAAGACAGAGCTGTTGCTCTTGGTTTGTAGTATTGAAATCCGTAAATTTCTTTTGTCAATGCAAGTTCCTCTATTCCGCctgatctttctctttcaattCGATAGTGCCGAAGACTAGTTTCAAAGGACGGCTTGCGCCCTGGTGACCTCTGCAATTCCGAAAAGCTTGGTTTTCGAAATCTTATGTTTGCAGGACGAGTAAACCTTGCGTCCATGGACAGTTTCCGTCGATGTGCCGCCAAGTTTATGCCATCGCCGCTGATGCTATTGTGTCGACTATTAGCACTCGTGGGGAGTCCCTTTTCAAGCAGTAAACTGGATATTCTATGCTCAGGTGGGGTTTGTGGTGCGGAACCTTGATCATCTTGCTTCCTTTGTTCCACAAGTTTGAGTAAATTTGCAGGAATTTGGGGGGATGCCAGCAAAAGGTCATCATCCATGTCATCTTCATAGTCATCGACGGATGTATTATCATCATCGTTTGTTAGATTTCCCTCGTCAAGCGAAGGTTTCAGGCGACGTTGGCTGCCCGCCGATGATATTGAAAGGGTCCTTCCTTCAAATTCCAGGcccttttctcttttgctcCTCAACCATTGATCAACCTCGTATGGAATCATCTCTATCTCTATAAGTTCCAAGAAATTTTCGGCATTGTAATTGTTTTTGCTCGAATTGCCCGTGTAGATACGGTACTCATTGACGATCGAACTGAAGTTCCACTTTTGAATCCGTCGAAGAATACCAACTAATGTCAGCGACAGATCAACGAATAGAACATTGTGACGTGTTTTGTTCAACATGATTTCAAGAGCACTTTCAATGAGACCAGGCTCTATTAGCATCCATGAATTGGtttccttgttgttctcaCTATTGCTTCCCCTATCGAGATCGATCACTTCTATATCCCCATGACTGACTGACAGTTGCGAGCTTCCAGGCTTTTCGTTCTCTTTGTTAAAATTTCCGTGGCTCGAGAACTTAAGTCCGCCTAAGCGAAATAGCCTCACCTCGTTTTCTTCTAGATATGCCTTCAAGTTCCTTGGTGGCTTCGCTGCATCGAGAAGGACGATTGACTTTAGTTGTAAAGTAGCTAGAAAGGGCATATGGTCAGCTTCAAGCTTCAGACAACGGTATACCCCGGGCTCCACTAGCCCAAAGTTGTCAGGCGGCACGAGCATGATCTGAACCGGTCGAACATTGCCAGTGCTTGAGTATTGACTCTATTCGCACGTGATTGTAAGTCACGTGCGAAACGTTTTATGGGCTTATTTGCTCTAGAATACCACTCAAATGGGTATCTAATGCTACAAAATCATGCCttgcaaaaagcttggCGTTTCAAGCTTGTCAATTCATGCAAATCTTGTAGCATCCTGTTCTTGACAAACACGAGCTCGTAACTCGCTCGTGCAGTGCGGTCGCCTCGCAGCTCACCAAGGTGGAAGACAGAAGTTGCCAACTCAAGTGTAGAGTTCGAGGCGCCGTACTCGTGAAGGCAGTCAATAAGGTTTCCTGAAATGCTaaagagaatttgaaaattttgcagcaaaTACATGTGCTCGTCATCGGCCCACGAAAGCTAACGGAAAAGCCAGCCATTGAGCtaatttcgcagccaatatAAAATAACTTTGTGTCCTTCACAACGCTTTAAAGAGCCTCTTGAGCAAATTTTGGTTCGAAATCAGTCGTGGTATTCGTGCAAGTCCACGCCATGAATTCATTTACCTTTTGTGCCATTCCATCTATTGAAGGCCACCTTAAAAGTCAGAAAATTGACTGGGGACAATTGGGACATGACAGCTAACTTACAAATAGCTTGAAAAGTAAAATGCTTTTTGCGCTGTTTAATTTTGTCctcctttcttttgtaCTCTGTCATATCAATCGACGTGGAACGGCTCGGCTCTTGACAAGTGCATCAATAGCCTCATGTAGACAGTGCAGGCGAGCAAGAAGTTCTTCCCAAACAGGCACACATAAATGCTCAATACCGATCACCCCCGgtcaatgatgaaaagtaTATAATGCGGGCTAGAAACCCTTAAAACTATTCCAGGAATCTTCTCTAAACCAGTGAAAATGGATATGAGCTCAATGTCGATGGATATGGGCAGCGCTACCACCTCGATGGCGATGGCTCACTCTACTATGGATCACGCCCACATGAGTGGTATGAACCACATGTCTATGGACCACAGCTCCATGGACCATGGTTCAGTGGGCCATGGCTCCATGGGCAACAGCAGCGATATGGGGGGTATGGACATGGGTGGGATGGACCACAGCATGATGGGCATGAACATGTGGTTGACCACCACCTACCGTGATTACCCAGTTTTGttcaaaaatctcaagGCCAATAACGGTGGCCAGGCTTTCGGAATATtcttacttttttttgtggtgGGTTTCCTCGGGAAAGGTTgtgagtttctcaagaactACTTGGAAGTGAAAGTTTGGCACAACCCAATCTACAACCGCCAAACTACCATTATCGATGAGTGTGCTTGCGACGACGAGGAAGCTGGCTCTGGTAAAGTTCTGGAGTCACTTGAGCGTCAAGAGACGCCTGTGAGCCACTCTTTCTTTACTTATTTGATTAGAGACTGCATCAGAATTATTCTAGTGTTCATTTCCGAAATGTTCGGTTACGCCTTAATGTTGGTTGCCATGACTTTCAGTCTTGTTTACTTCTTTTCAGTAATCTTGGGTAACACCTTCGGTCGTgttttcttcgagaagttgAGCAATAAGCTCGAGATTCTGCCCGGCGCCAACAACTTTGCTGGCCACCACTAAAAATAATATGTGAATAGTTTAATGATTTAATTCGACTTTTATTTCTTGCTCATGCATAAATATCTGCGATTTTTTTAGAAAGCTCCTTGAATTTACTTTGATGGAAGGAACTCATTTCGCTCGGTTGAAGCTTATCGCTGTATATCAAGCGAAGCAAATTAAGCATCTCCTCACGAGTGAAAAGTTGTTTGTTTTGTGAAATTTCTTTGAGCAactcttgatcttttttAGTGAAAAGGTCAAAATATTTGGATGCCTTGTCAAAGTCGACATGGTCCACCTGCCTCATCACACTTCGAAGCATTTGTTGTATCGTGGAGATATTTAAAACAATCCGTTTAATTCCAGGAGCGTTGGCAATCTTAACGCGTTCGCTTCCTTGCAAAAATGCTCTCGTCAAGAAAGTAGGCAAGCCAACGAAAGCACAATCGTTCTCTGCGGATGTTAATATTTCGCCTATCTT
This window encodes:
- the CTR1 gene encoding high-affinity Cu transporter CTR1, with translation MDMSSMSMDMGSATTSMAMAHSTMDHAHMSGMNHMSMDHSSMDHGSVGHGSMGNSSDMGGMDMGGMDHSMMGMNMWLTTTYRDYPVLFKNLKANNGGQAFGIFLLFFVVGFLGKGCEFLKNYLEVKVWHNPIYNRQTTIIDECACDDEEAGSGKVSESLERQETPVSHSFFTYLIRDCIRIILVFISEMFGYALMLVAMTFSLVYFFSVILGNTFGRVFFEKLSNKLEISPGANNFAGHH